One window of the Shewanella khirikhana genome contains the following:
- a CDS encoding bactofilin family protein, which yields MFGKNNKSQAGLTFISPGTRLSGETRFEGDALIGGELLGTIHALAKVTIEPDGVVDGVLHCNELKVSGLFKGKLQCTKLTIANGGTVEGEVKCDSMEIFEGGQFIGIRTRDSLSGELLEANDEEPVLLKQG from the coding sequence ATGTTTGGAAAAAATAATAAATCCCAGGCTGGCCTGACTTTTATTTCCCCCGGTACCCGCTTAAGTGGCGAGACCCGTTTTGAGGGGGATGCACTCATCGGCGGCGAGCTGCTCGGTACCATTCATGCGCTGGCCAAAGTCACCATTGAACCCGATGGCGTGGTCGACGGCGTTCTCCACTGTAACGAGCTGAAGGTTTCTGGCCTGTTCAAAGGCAAGCTGCAATGCACCAAACTCACCATTGCCAACGGCGGCACTGTGGAAGGTGAAGTAAAGTGCGACAGCATGGAAATCTTTGAAGGTGGACAGTTTATCGGGATCCGTACCCGCGACAGCCTCTCAGGCGAGTTGCTGGAAGCAAACGATGAAGAGCCTGTGCTGTTGAAGCAGGGCTAA
- a CDS encoding LysR family transcriptional regulator, protein MNKPLDKQLAELDIFSLLLFRAIFETGHANSAARQLDVSAPKVSRALASLRLIFADELFYRRQQGLKPTPLAEQLYPAIRELTDSITSLSLRLKDHQAFHRQSNPVYNLAVSSGLMTTLALEFNRQRSLAPDVTLHLWQNDTADRIHAGDLDLGLALAPEPHNDLSFERLCDTPGLCLVGASNHPVWQLDDIHLEQICEYPFLCMNHPGFNDRVDPLELFCHREGLTPPQVVRVSDKEEWYAHLLTQGSLSFASPLETRLVESLPEVKLRRLGARELDRLHTGIAIPGLYLVEKPAHHRRYGPEVRQKMLRIIGLTLGLETDITEVNFSI, encoded by the coding sequence ATGAATAAGCCACTGGATAAACAACTCGCCGAGCTGGACATTTTTTCACTGCTGCTGTTTCGCGCCATTTTTGAAACCGGCCACGCCAACAGCGCTGCCCGTCAGCTGGATGTCTCCGCCCCCAAAGTCAGCCGGGCACTGGCGAGCCTGAGGCTAATATTTGCCGATGAGCTGTTTTATCGTCGTCAGCAAGGATTGAAACCCACCCCCCTGGCAGAGCAGCTCTACCCCGCTATCCGCGAACTGACCGATAGCATCACCTCGCTGTCGCTGCGCTTAAAAGACCATCAGGCATTTCACCGCCAAAGTAACCCTGTGTATAACCTTGCAGTCAGTTCGGGACTGATGACAACCCTGGCGCTGGAATTTAACCGTCAGCGCAGTCTGGCGCCCGATGTCACCCTGCACCTGTGGCAAAATGACACCGCCGATCGCATCCACGCCGGGGATCTGGATTTGGGGCTGGCGCTGGCACCTGAGCCCCATAACGACCTCAGTTTCGAGCGTCTGTGCGACACACCAGGTCTGTGCCTCGTCGGCGCCTCAAACCATCCGGTGTGGCAGCTCGATGACATTCATCTGGAACAGATCTGCGAGTACCCGTTTTTGTGCATGAATCATCCAGGCTTCAATGACAGGGTCGATCCGCTGGAACTCTTCTGCCACCGAGAAGGACTCACCCCACCTCAGGTGGTGCGGGTTTCCGACAAAGAAGAGTGGTACGCCCATCTACTGACCCAGGGCAGTCTGTCATTTGCGTCACCGCTGGAAACCCGCCTGGTGGAATCCCTCCCGGAAGTGAAGCTTCGCCGCCTGGGTGCCCGAGAGCTGGACAGACTCCATACCGGCATTGCCATTCCCGGGCTGTATCTGGTTGAAAAGCCTGCCCATCACCGCCGCTATGGCCCGGAAGTTCGCCAAAAAATGCTGCGAATTATCGGCCTGACACTGGGGCTGGAAACCGATATCACCGAGGTAAATTTCAGTATTTGA
- a CDS encoding OmcA/MtrC family decaheme c-type cytochrome codes for MMKNYNRSLLTIALLSALTITACGDGSDGQDGAPGTPGAPGTPGTPGTPGAPAGSVVNTAETAADVTFEILPADINVAGSGEFAIKFKAMGKTAQGKTVPFSGLDMVSLYSLTLSTNSSGSGAPLEWVNNAMVQDLGSSMYCTLTGTYTSRGQTGNACTLVEDANEPGTYTGTWTHDGAAPIMNASDDLNATHRLFLRAYNIKDSAGVSVPDKVLSDRLDYVPATGAIVEATGKDTVSDAACISCHGNVDGRIAKIEAHHNYQSVENCVACHNPDNQPDEAQLAEGWLFDFGPMVHRIHAGHHISDFLSGEAKEYFGELGFPGELSECTSCHNNGPSWTDNIYRQACVGCHINVNFETGDGHSDFDLAQADDTQCKSCHGSGSLSPAMAHNVGKRAEYAELFKVEPQSATVTDPTPGDGMKTLTVSAKITMNGAPVADGTVLTDYMTSTSRPLLIGNVNAGGFVNGDLNLKVTDNPVLSGGVLTVSKDFAETMLTGTIYVTGEIQLCANDGAIVKCRDALGEAIEGLDFGSDHGLANAAPITYFNLDDPAGATVLARMDDPARITVDEAKCNSCHQNLTHVKGTHGVTEFTQCMACHNTLAGRSGHPVEYDTGEVDADGNRIFETITDITFSQRDLFTVAHRFHSGNWDARRGVPAIYLDKNMELQGYPGVATDCFACHQDNAKFFANDGGLTSGKRAIKVSTSAEEYITPLAEACRTCHEHSDGAAVAHFKSNGAYVQGEPATTANLPVESCATCHAEGKAYGIDKVHAEASH; via the coding sequence ATGATGAAAAACTACAATAGATCTCTGCTGACGATAGCACTCCTCAGTGCCCTGACCATTACCGCCTGCGGCGACGGTAGCGATGGTCAGGACGGCGCACCCGGTACCCCAGGCGCCCCCGGAACTCCCGGAACCCCTGGCACACCCGGCGCTCCCGCCGGTTCAGTCGTCAACACCGCTGAAACCGCCGCAGATGTCACTTTCGAAATCCTGCCTGCCGATATCAACGTGGCGGGCTCTGGCGAATTTGCCATCAAGTTCAAAGCCATGGGTAAAACCGCCCAGGGCAAAACCGTACCATTCTCCGGGTTGGACATGGTCTCGCTGTATTCACTGACGCTGAGCACCAACAGCAGTGGCAGCGGCGCACCTTTGGAGTGGGTGAATAACGCCATGGTGCAGGATCTGGGCTCCTCCATGTACTGTACCCTGACCGGCACCTACACTTCCCGCGGTCAGACCGGTAATGCCTGTACCCTGGTGGAAGATGCCAATGAACCCGGCACCTACACAGGCACCTGGACCCACGACGGGGCCGCCCCCATCATGAATGCCAGCGATGATTTGAATGCCACTCACCGTCTATTCCTGAGGGCGTACAACATCAAAGACAGCGCCGGTGTTTCGGTACCAGATAAAGTCCTGTCAGACAGACTCGACTATGTACCTGCCACAGGTGCCATTGTCGAAGCGACCGGAAAAGACACTGTCTCCGATGCCGCTTGTATCAGCTGTCACGGTAATGTGGACGGCCGTATCGCCAAGATTGAAGCGCACCACAACTACCAAAGTGTTGAAAACTGCGTGGCCTGCCACAACCCAGATAATCAGCCCGATGAAGCGCAACTTGCCGAGGGTTGGCTGTTTGATTTTGGCCCCATGGTGCACCGTATCCACGCAGGCCATCACATCAGTGACTTCCTCTCTGGTGAAGCCAAAGAATACTTTGGTGAGCTGGGCTTCCCAGGTGAGCTGAGCGAATGTACCAGCTGTCACAACAATGGTCCTTCCTGGACTGACAACATCTACCGTCAGGCGTGCGTGGGCTGTCACATCAACGTGAACTTTGAAACCGGTGACGGTCACTCCGACTTCGACCTGGCCCAGGCCGACGATACCCAGTGTAAATCCTGTCACGGCAGCGGCAGTTTAAGCCCCGCCATGGCACACAATGTGGGTAAACGCGCTGAATACGCCGAGCTGTTCAAAGTGGAACCTCAAAGCGCTACAGTCACTGACCCTACCCCCGGTGATGGCATGAAGACATTGACCGTCAGCGCCAAGATCACCATGAATGGGGCGCCGGTTGCCGATGGCACAGTGCTTACCGACTACATGACCAGCACCTCACGTCCGCTGCTGATTGGTAACGTGAACGCCGGTGGTTTTGTCAATGGCGATTTGAACCTGAAAGTCACCGATAACCCTGTGTTGTCAGGCGGCGTGTTGACCGTCAGCAAAGACTTTGCCGAAACCATGCTGACAGGCACCATCTATGTCACAGGTGAAATTCAGCTTTGTGCCAACGATGGCGCCATCGTGAAATGTCGCGACGCACTTGGCGAAGCCATCGAAGGTCTGGACTTTGGCAGTGACCATGGTTTGGCCAACGCAGCCCCTATCACTTACTTCAACCTGGACGACCCAGCCGGTGCCACAGTGCTGGCACGTATGGACGATCCTGCCCGGATCACAGTGGACGAAGCCAAGTGTAATAGCTGCCACCAAAACCTGACCCACGTGAAAGGCACCCACGGTGTGACCGAATTTACCCAGTGTATGGCGTGTCACAACACCCTGGCAGGCCGTTCAGGTCACCCTGTTGAGTACGATACCGGCGAAGTGGATGCCGATGGCAACCGTATCTTCGAAACCATCACAGATATCACCTTCAGCCAGCGCGATCTGTTCACTGTGGCGCACCGCTTCCACAGCGGTAACTGGGATGCACGCCGCGGCGTACCTGCCATCTATCTTGACAAGAACATGGAACTGCAAGGTTATCCAGGTGTGGCTACTGACTGCTTTGCCTGTCACCAGGACAACGCCAAGTTCTTCGCCAACGATGGCGGCCTGACCTCCGGCAAGCGTGCCATCAAGGTCAGCACCAGTGCTGAAGAGTACATCACTCCATTGGCTGAAGCCTGTCGTACCTGCCACGAGCACTCAGACGGTGCCGCCGTGGCCCACTTCAAGAGCAACGGTGCCTACGTTCAGGGCGAGCCTGCAACCACCGCCAATCTGCCGGTAGAAAGCTGCGCCACCTGTCACGCAGAAGGCAAAGCCTATGGTATCGACAAGGTGCACGCAGAGGCCTCTCACTAA
- a CDS encoding DUF2982 domain-containing protein encodes MTDPQSRDAAVASTESQVSLEPLIIVPASKRNGITLSLISALLFCAALCVFLFAKTLFGLGIVLFALGSVGLILGYAKVSQPPESVRCDSSGFYYFHRRGRYALAWDNIARIDVPRVSQGLDSLDLPFIGIKLKRINPLLDVISPRLATGLLSEQRPLLMTAAAQDEALETLETQLGAEFTPLVTDGERYRGVLAMFGHRTLILDKHLGYHLFIPADALDDEPMVVARRLRAYKSAWLQRLES; translated from the coding sequence ATGACTGACCCGCAATCCAGGGATGCCGCAGTGGCATCCACCGAGTCCCAGGTGTCTCTTGAACCCCTGATAATAGTGCCCGCCAGCAAGCGTAACGGCATCACGCTGTCACTTATCAGTGCCTTGTTGTTTTGTGCGGCCCTGTGTGTGTTCCTGTTTGCCAAAACCTTGTTTGGTTTGGGGATAGTGCTGTTTGCGCTGGGCTCAGTGGGGCTTATCCTGGGCTACGCCAAGGTGTCTCAGCCGCCGGAGTCGGTGCGGTGCGATAGCAGCGGCTTTTACTATTTTCATCGCCGTGGACGCTATGCGCTGGCGTGGGACAACATTGCCCGTATCGATGTACCCAGAGTAAGTCAGGGGCTCGACAGTCTGGATTTGCCCTTTATCGGCATCAAGCTTAAGCGTATCAACCCACTGTTGGATGTGATCTCCCCAAGGCTTGCCACGGGGCTTTTGTCTGAGCAGCGGCCGCTGCTGATGACGGCGGCGGCCCAGGACGAGGCGCTGGAGACATTGGAAACCCAGCTCGGCGCCGAGTTTACGCCCCTTGTCACCGATGGCGAACGTTACCGCGGCGTGCTGGCCATGTTTGGCCACAGGACCCTTATTCTGGATAAGCACCTTGGCTATCATTTGTTTATTCCTGCTGATGCCCTGGACGATGAACCCATGGTGGTTGCAAGAAGACTCAGGGCCTATAAATCTGCATGGCTGCAGAGGCTGGAAAGTTAA
- a CDS encoding YdcF family protein, translating into MFWLKKILSLLIMPIPALVLLLLLALWLWRRRVLAKSLVTSALITLVFLSSSFGSRLLVSPLESRFSATSQPISGPCVVAVLGSGHEDDIHGSAVQQLSTIALARLSEGVRQLSLGQECTLVVSGFSGGLNTRPHAEVMRAAAIELGVDESRIIVLPQPRDTLEEARQIKALGIDKVRLVTSAAHMARAMAMFAHEGVIAEAAPTDFTARRSYWWRLSARELYNSQMAIHEYVGMLWFSLRY; encoded by the coding sequence ATGTTCTGGCTTAAAAAAATCCTCTCATTGCTGATCATGCCCATTCCGGCCTTGGTGCTGCTGTTGCTGCTGGCCCTGTGGCTGTGGCGAAGACGTGTGCTGGCAAAATCTCTGGTCACCAGCGCCTTGATTACCTTGGTGTTTCTATCTTCATCCTTTGGCAGTCGCCTGCTGGTATCGCCGCTGGAGAGTCGTTTTTCGGCCACATCACAGCCCATATCAGGGCCCTGTGTGGTGGCAGTGCTGGGCTCGGGTCATGAAGACGATATCCACGGCAGTGCGGTGCAGCAGTTGTCGACCATTGCGCTGGCAAGGCTCAGCGAAGGCGTGCGGCAGCTGTCTTTGGGGCAGGAGTGCACCTTGGTGGTCAGCGGCTTCAGTGGCGGCCTGAACACCCGTCCCCATGCCGAGGTGATGCGGGCGGCGGCCATCGAGCTTGGTGTCGATGAGAGCCGAATAATTGTTTTGCCGCAGCCACGGGACACCCTGGAAGAAGCCCGTCAAATCAAGGCGTTGGGGATTGACAAGGTGAGGCTGGTCACGTCCGCCGCCCATATGGCGCGCGCCATGGCCATGTTTGCCCATGAAGGCGTTATCGCCGAAGCGGCGCCCACCGACTTTACTGCCAGGCGTTCATATTGGTGGCGCTTAAGTGCCCGCGAACTGTATAACTCGCAGATGGCCATCCACGAATACGTAGGTATGTTGTGGTTTTCCCTAAGATATTAA
- the mak gene encoding fructokinase, translated as MMRMGVDLGGTKIELVALGEDGSELFRKRIATPREYQGTLNAIVTLVNEAEAAVGCEGTLGIGIPGVISPYTGLVKNANSTWINGHPLDRDLGKILGREVRVANDANCFAVSEAVDGAAAGKGVVFGAILGTGCGAGLALHGRVHGGGNGIGGEWGHNPLPWMRADEFNSTQCFCGNKDCIETFVSGTGFVRDYKAHGGSADTGVDIMALVDAGDKLANEAFDRYLDRLARAFAHVINILDPDAIVLGGGMSNVQAIYSRLPEILPKYVLGGECRTPVVQNLYGCSSGVRGAAWLWEKR; from the coding sequence ATGATGCGAATGGGGGTGGATCTCGGTGGCACCAAGATTGAACTGGTGGCATTGGGTGAAGATGGCAGTGAACTGTTTCGCAAGCGAATTGCAACGCCAAGGGAGTATCAGGGAACCCTGAACGCCATAGTGACCTTGGTGAATGAAGCCGAGGCCGCCGTGGGCTGTGAAGGAACGCTGGGGATTGGGATCCCCGGGGTGATTTCCCCTTATACAGGGCTTGTGAAAAACGCCAACTCCACCTGGATCAATGGCCATCCGCTTGACCGTGACCTTGGCAAAATCCTGGGCCGTGAAGTCCGGGTTGCCAACGATGCCAACTGTTTTGCAGTGTCCGAAGCCGTGGATGGCGCTGCGGCCGGCAAGGGCGTGGTGTTTGGTGCGATTCTCGGCACCGGCTGCGGCGCCGGTCTGGCGCTCCATGGCCGGGTACATGGCGGCGGCAATGGCATCGGTGGCGAGTGGGGACACAACCCTCTGCCCTGGATGCGTGCTGACGAGTTCAACTCTACCCAGTGCTTCTGTGGCAACAAAGATTGCATCGAAACCTTCGTTTCAGGCACCGGCTTTGTGCGCGATTACAAGGCCCATGGCGGCAGTGCTGACACCGGCGTTGATATCATGGCGCTGGTGGATGCCGGTGACAAGCTCGCCAATGAGGCGTTCGATCGTTATCTTGACCGCCTGGCGCGCGCCTTTGCCCATGTGATCAACATCCTGGACCCGGACGCCATTGTGCTTGGCGGCGGCATGTCCAATGTGCAGGCGATTTACAGCCGTTTGCCGGAAATTCTGCCCAAGTATGTGCTGGGCGGCGAGTGTCGCACCCCTGTGGTCCAAAACCTCTACGGCTGCTCATCCGGCGTGCGTGGCGCCGCCTGGTTGTGGGAAAAGCGCTGA
- the cysQ gene encoding 3'(2'),5'-bisphosphate nucleotidase CysQ encodes MTLVALDKQTLVTLGQIARKAGDAIMTVYGEGQVAVTQKSDDSPVTAADLASHRVIVDELTHAFPATPVLSEEEVIDWETRRHWQEYFLIDPLDGTKEFIKRNGEFTVNIALIRDGIAVAGVVYAPVLDSCYLGAKGVGAWLEREGDTEPLTGAATKRISPIVVGSRSHQSAEMAGYLAELGDHELLSVGSSLKFCMLAEGRADLYPRLGPTSEWDTAAAQAVLESAGGKVVVFGDKRPLDYNSKADILNPWFMATAPGWDSN; translated from the coding sequence ATGACATTGGTGGCATTGGATAAGCAGACACTGGTGACCCTGGGGCAGATTGCCCGCAAGGCCGGTGACGCCATTATGACCGTGTATGGCGAAGGGCAGGTGGCTGTCACCCAAAAAAGCGATGACAGCCCGGTTACAGCGGCGGATCTTGCCAGCCACAGAGTGATTGTGGATGAGCTGACTCACGCATTTCCTGCCACCCCAGTGCTTTCTGAAGAAGAGGTTATCGATTGGGAAACCCGCCGTCACTGGCAGGAGTATTTTCTGATTGACCCGCTGGATGGCACCAAGGAATTCATCAAACGCAATGGCGAGTTTACCGTTAACATTGCCCTTATCCGTGACGGCATTGCCGTGGCAGGCGTAGTGTATGCGCCGGTACTGGACAGCTGCTATCTGGGCGCAAAAGGCGTTGGCGCCTGGCTTGAGCGCGAAGGTGATACTGAGCCGCTGACGGGGGCTGCGACCAAGCGCATATCGCCCATTGTGGTTGGCAGCCGTTCACATCAGTCTGCCGAGATGGCCGGGTATTTGGCCGAGCTTGGCGACCATGAACTGCTCAGCGTTGGCAGTTCGCTTAAATTTTGTATGCTCGCCGAGGGGCGGGCGGATTTGTACCCCCGTTTGGGGCCCACCAGTGAGTGGGACACGGCGGCAGCACAGGCGGTGCTGGAAAGCGCCGGGGGCAAGGTGGTGGTGTTTGGCGACAAACGGCCACTGGATTACAACAGCAAAGCAGATATCCTCAATCCCTGGTTTATGGCAACTGCGCCGGGGTGGGACAGCAATTAA
- a CDS encoding capsule assembly Wzi family protein: MTQLNRRFVARSFFSRSLFSAPFAVRANPVRPLRAFALVCAALPGLALADWWISPDDLALRADIQRLADSGIITAPVLTYPLMWSAVEKDLRAADPVSLSNANRDALFRVQAALAKAKPAVSMEGKFGLASDERRFRGFGDTQLDKASATATLQAQNDWGIVQLAGSWHESTEEGNQARLDDSFGALRLGNWVLAAGSIPRYWGPGWDTGLIQTTNARPMPGISLTRDNSAAIDLPLLEWLGPWTFTTAFSQMESERHVPDARHWAARATIKPLSNLELGASWAMQWGGEGYGNSLKDWWNGLFNGGKSESEVENGQENMLAGYDFRYSANLFGTPVGLYYERIHEDFHHGKKQLINASNLGGVDLYLDGLNTLVFVEYSDTKAACSPDPNYYNCMYEHGFYRSGYRYYGRSLGSSYDNDTEALVLGAVTHLAGGEKLITKARWLRLNVDGTDTGAPGGNPQSPGRYERVYQLESQYRMPFEGGELLLEASLAYSEYPAVNGNDWSPFAAVRYERRF, encoded by the coding sequence ATGACCCAACTCAATCGCCGTTTTGTTGCTCGCTCTTTTTTCTCGCGCTCCCTTTTCTCTGCCCCCTTTGCCGTCCGAGCAAACCCGGTACGGCCGCTTCGCGCTTTTGCGCTGGTTTGCGCTGCGCTGCCTGGTCTGGCGCTTGCCGACTGGTGGATTTCACCGGATGACCTGGCGCTCAGGGCCGATATTCAGCGTCTGGCCGACAGCGGCATAATAACCGCCCCGGTACTCACCTATCCGCTGATGTGGTCAGCTGTTGAAAAAGACCTGCGGGCTGCCGATCCGGTCAGCCTCAGCAATGCCAATCGTGATGCACTTTTCAGGGTTCAGGCCGCCCTAGCCAAGGCCAAGCCTGCTGTGAGCATGGAGGGTAAATTCGGTCTTGCCAGCGATGAGCGCCGTTTTCGCGGCTTTGGAGATACCCAGCTTGATAAAGCCTCGGCCACTGCCACGCTGCAGGCACAAAACGATTGGGGCATAGTGCAACTTGCCGGCAGCTGGCACGAGAGCACAGAGGAAGGCAATCAGGCCCGCCTAGATGACAGTTTTGGCGCCCTGCGCCTTGGCAATTGGGTGCTGGCGGCTGGCAGCATCCCCAGGTATTGGGGCCCGGGCTGGGACACTGGCCTTATCCAAACCACCAACGCCCGCCCCATGCCCGGCATCAGCCTGACCCGGGACAATTCAGCAGCCATTGACCTGCCGCTGCTCGAATGGCTCGGCCCCTGGACCTTTACCACCGCATTCAGTCAAATGGAGAGCGAGCGACACGTACCCGATGCGCGCCACTGGGCAGCGCGCGCCACTATCAAGCCCTTGTCCAATCTGGAACTGGGCGCCTCCTGGGCCATGCAATGGGGCGGCGAAGGTTATGGAAATAGCCTCAAGGACTGGTGGAATGGCCTGTTCAACGGCGGCAAAAGCGAGAGTGAAGTCGAGAACGGTCAGGAAAATATGCTGGCTGGTTACGATTTTCGCTATTCAGCCAACCTGTTCGGCACGCCTGTGGGCCTCTATTACGAGCGTATCCACGAAGACTTTCATCATGGAAAAAAACAGCTTATCAACGCATCCAACCTCGGCGGTGTGGACCTGTATCTTGATGGCTTGAACACCCTGGTATTTGTGGAGTATTCAGACACCAAGGCCGCCTGCAGCCCCGACCCAAACTATTACAACTGCATGTATGAGCACGGGTTTTATCGCTCAGGCTATCGCTACTACGGCCGAAGCCTTGGCAGCAGCTACGATAACGACACCGAAGCGCTGGTGCTGGGCGCCGTGACCCATTTAGCCGGCGGCGAGAAACTCATCACCAAGGCTCGCTGGCTAAGGCTCAATGTGGATGGCACTGACACCGGCGCCCCCGGTGGCAATCCGCAGTCTCCCGGTCGCTATGAGCGGGTTTATCAGCTGGAAAGCCAGTATCGAATGCCCTTTGAAGGTGGCGAGCTGTTGCTGGAAGCCTCACTCGCCTACAGCGAGTACCCCGCGGTAAACGGCAACGACTGGAGCCCGTTCGCAGCGGTGCGTTACGAACGGCGCTTTTAA
- a CDS encoding phosphatase: MQFPVDTHSHTVASTHAYSTIHDYLAVAKQKGITLFATTDHGPAMKDAPHFWHFVNLRVLPRVWDGVGILRGIEANVMNVKGEIDYFGEYLSELDLVQAGFHEPVFAPSDKLTHTKAMIATMESGLVDIITHPGNPAYPIDIEAVVAAAKACNVALEINNSSFTASRKGSEENCLAIAHMAAKLDAQLVMGSDSHVAFDLGGFDNALAIVDGAGYPRERLLNRSPMALLRFLQQRGHQTLDSLIDHFSAA, encoded by the coding sequence ATGCAGTTCCCGGTCGATACCCACAGCCACACGGTGGCTTCAACCCACGCCTACAGCACCATTCACGATTATCTGGCGGTGGCCAAACAGAAGGGCATTACGCTCTTTGCCACCACAGATCATGGCCCGGCGATGAAGGATGCGCCGCACTTTTGGCATTTTGTGAATTTACGGGTGTTGCCCAGGGTGTGGGATGGGGTGGGAATTCTACGGGGTATCGAAGCCAACGTCATGAATGTAAAGGGCGAAATCGATTATTTCGGCGAGTATTTGTCGGAGCTGGATTTGGTGCAGGCAGGCTTTCATGAGCCTGTGTTTGCACCAAGCGATAAACTGACCCACACCAAAGCCATGATAGCCACCATGGAGTCGGGGCTGGTGGACATCATCACCCACCCGGGCAATCCGGCATATCCCATTGATATCGAGGCCGTAGTCGCAGCCGCCAAGGCCTGCAACGTGGCGCTGGAAATCAATAACTCCTCCTTTACCGCATCGCGCAAGGGCAGCGAAGAAAATTGCCTGGCCATTGCCCATATGGCCGCCAAACTGGACGCCCAATTGGTGATGGGCTCCGACTCCCATGTTGCCTTTGATTTGGGCGGCTTTGATAACGCCCTTGCGATAGTCGATGGCGCGGGCTATCCAAGGGAGCGACTGCTCAACCGCTCGCCGATGGCGCTGCTGCGCTTTTTACAGCAGCGAGGCCATCAAACCCTCGACTCGCTCATCGACCATTTCAGTGCTGCATGA
- a CDS encoding sigma-54-dependent transcriptional regulator — protein MSFNALLVEDSQSLGALYSEYLRAEGGRVTHVHFGEDALAELEREKPDLLFLDIKLPDMSGMDILERVAADCPSVTVIMMTAHGTIDIAVDAMRLGAFDFLVKPFDAKRLGITVRNALKQRELQQLVSRYEKSLPTANFCGFIGESLAMQAVYRTLENVADSKASVFITGESGTGKEVCAQAIHSLGRRKEGPFIALNCASIPRELMESEIFGHVKGAFTGATSGRQGAAGRAHGGTLFLDEICEMDLDLQAKLLRFIQTGVYTPVGGGKEETVDVRFVAATNRHPWQEVKAGRFREDLYYRLYVIPVELPPLRSRGKDVQLLAKKLLKEYSREEGKAFKSMSADCLRLLSSYAWPGNVRQLQNVMRQMVVLNQGDTLTEPMLPEFVRGGHDKPRLVALVAAAEPRHVQDKEHWREPDDNMPPDAHGYGTQSPTSDDSFGSHSGSHTHAHMGSGESADGIKPLWLAEKEIIEQAIEACEGNIPKAAALLDISASTIYRKRQAWEEAQQA, from the coding sequence ATGAGTTTCAATGCCTTACTGGTTGAGGACAGTCAGTCACTTGGGGCGCTTTACAGTGAATACCTGCGCGCCGAAGGTGGGCGGGTTACCCATGTGCATTTTGGTGAAGACGCGCTGGCTGAGCTTGAACGTGAAAAACCCGACTTACTGTTTCTCGATATCAAGCTGCCGGATATGTCGGGGATGGATATTCTGGAGCGGGTCGCTGCCGATTGCCCATCGGTGACCGTTATTATGATGACGGCCCACGGCACCATCGACATCGCTGTGGATGCCATGCGTCTGGGTGCATTCGATTTTTTGGTGAAACCTTTCGATGCCAAACGCCTTGGGATTACCGTGCGCAATGCCTTGAAACAGAGGGAATTGCAGCAACTGGTAAGCCGCTATGAAAAAAGTCTGCCCACCGCCAATTTTTGCGGTTTTATCGGCGAGTCTCTGGCGATGCAGGCGGTGTATCGTACCCTGGAGAATGTTGCCGACAGCAAGGCATCGGTGTTTATTACCGGCGAGAGCGGTACCGGCAAAGAGGTCTGTGCCCAGGCCATTCACAGCCTTGGCAGGCGTAAGGAGGGGCCTTTTATTGCCCTTAACTGCGCCTCCATTCCGCGGGAACTGATGGAAAGCGAGATATTCGGCCACGTGAAAGGCGCCTTTACCGGTGCCACCAGTGGGCGTCAGGGCGCCGCTGGCCGGGCCCATGGCGGCACCTTGTTTTTGGATGAAATCTGCGAGATGGATTTGGATTTGCAGGCCAAGCTGCTCAGATTTATTCAAACCGGCGTTTATACCCCGGTGGGCGGCGGCAAAGAAGAAACCGTGGATGTGCGTTTTGTGGCGGCGACCAACCGCCATCCCTGGCAGGAGGTTAAGGCCGGGCGGTTTCGGGAAGACTTGTATTATCGGCTCTACGTGATCCCGGTGGAGCTGCCGCCGCTGCGCTCCCGTGGCAAAGATGTGCAGCTGCTGGCCAAAAAGCTGCTGAAAGAATACAGCCGTGAAGAGGGGAAGGCGTTTAAGAGTATGTCGGCCGATTGTCTGCGGCTGCTAAGCTCTTATGCCTGGCCTGGCAATGTACGGCAATTGCAAAATGTGATGCGTCAGATGGTGGTGCTCAATCAGGGTGATACACTGACCGAGCCCATGCTGCCGGAGTTTGTCCGTGGCGGTCATGACAAACCAAGATTGGTGGCTCTCGTGGCTGCCGCAGAGCCGAGGCATGTTCAGGACAAGGAGCACTGGCGCGAGCCTGACGACAATATGCCGCCTGACGCTCACGGCTATGGGACACAGTCGCCCACTAGCGATGACTCATTTGGCAGTCACAGTGGCAGTCACACTCATGCCCACATGGGTTCTGGCGAGTCAGCAGACGGGATCAAGCCGCTGTGGCTCGCTGAAAAAGAGATTATTGAGCAGGCCATTGAAGCCTGTGAAGGCAATATTCCCAAGGCCGCCGCGCTTTTGGATATCAGTGCCTCTACCATTTATCGCAAGCGTCAGGCATGGGAGGAAGCCCAGCAGGCCTGA